The DNA sequence TGCGGGCGCGAGTCGGTGTCTTCGTTCAGCGGGCCGTCTTCCCCGGAGTGGCGTCCTCCGGGGAAGGAGTGGAACCCTCCGAGAAAGGGGTTCGCCTCGGAACGCCGCACCCAGAGGAGCCGCTCGGAACCACGATGGACGGCGATCAGGCTCGCGGCCGGACGAAGGGGCGGTGTCACGCGGCGAAGGCGGCTCGCTCGAGGTGATTCACTCGACCAGCACCGGAGGAAGCGCGGCGCGAAGCGCGCGGATGTGCGCGGGACCGGTGCCGCAGCATCCGCCGACGATCTGCGCCCCCAATCCGACCCACGCGGCCGCGTGCTCCGCGAATCGCTCCGGCGTCATCTCCGGATCGAAGCACCAGGTTCCGCGACCCAGGTCCGGCGAGCCCGCGTTGGGGTAGCAGCCGATCGGGGAGCGCGTGATCCGCGACATCACTTCGAGGCATCCCGTCGCGATCGTGGCGGGAACGCAGTTCACGAGCACCGCGTCCACGTCGAGCGCGACCACGGCGGCCACGCCGGCCGCGAGCGACTCCCCGCCTCCGATCTCGGACGCGCTCCTCGCCATGAAGCTCGTGAGGACCGGGAGTCCGGTCGCGAGCGCGGCGCGCGAGGCGGCGACGGCCTCGCGGATCGTGCCCATCGTCTCGATCAGGATGAGGTCGGCGCCGGCCCGCGCGAGGCGCGCGGCCTGGTCGTGGTGCTCCCGCTCCAGAGCAGCATCATCGGGAACCAGCTCGTGCCGGTAGCAGTCCTCGAGCGGCGCGAGCGCTCCCGCGATCGCCACATCCCGGCCCGACGCCGCGCGTGTCCGCGCCTCGCGCGCGAGCGTCACGGCGCGGGCCGTCAGTTCCTCGGCCTCCGCGGCAGGATCACCCTTCAACCCGGCCTTGGCGACCGAGCGCGGCGTGGTGCGGAACGTGGCGGCGGTCAGGACGTCCGCTCCGGCCTCCGCGTACGCCTCGTGCACCTCGCGCACCCGTTCCGGCGCGTCGAGCACGGCCTGGGCGCTCCACAGAGGAAGCGCCGTCGGAACGCCAAGGCGTTCCAGCTCGGTCCCCATCGCGCCGTCGAGCAGGATGATCTCTCCGCGCCGGAGCCGCGCCTCGACCTGGCTCAACGTCATGGGTCTCGCCTCGAAGATCCGGAGTGGGCAGAACGCGGACGGCGCGGCCGAGGGGGTCAGCCCCCCGCGGTGACCTCGTCCGGCGGGTTCAAGCCGTGGAACTGCATCAGCTCCTCGATGACGGCGCGCCGCCGCCTCAGGATGGACGTCATGGAAGAATAACCGTAACGCAGGATCTGCTCCCGCTCCGCATAGCTCATCGTGTGGTGGAGGAACATCATCGGCTCGCTCGACGAGGGCTCGATCCGGTAGAGCTTGACGCCCGGATACTCCACCTGGCACCGCCGGATCTCGCCGTCCAGCCGGACCCGCGTCTCGATCCGGGACGCCTGGTCCTGGATGAAGGAGGCGCCCTTCTCCCGGATCGTGGCGCACTTCCCGTCGCCCCGCGGCA is a window from the Candidatus Eisenbacteria bacterium genome containing:
- a CDS encoding homocysteine S-methyltransferase family protein translates to MTLSQVEARLRRGEIILLDGAMGTELERLGVPTALPLWSAQAVLDAPERVREVHEAYAEAGADVLTAATFRTTPRSVAKAGLKGDPAAEAEELTARAVTLAREARTRAASGRDVAIAGALAPLEDCYRHELVPDDAALEREHHDQAARLARAGADLILIETMGTIREAVAASRAALATGLPVLTSFMARSASEIGGGESLAAGVAAVVALDVDAVLVNCVPATIATGCLEVMSRITRSPIGCYPNAGSPDLGRGTWCFDPEMTPERFAEHAAAWVGLGAQIVGGCCGTGPAHIRALRAALPPVLVE